In the genome of Triticum urartu cultivar G1812 chromosome 5, Tu2.1, whole genome shotgun sequence, one region contains:
- the LOC125509928 gene encoding ubiquitin carboxyl-terminal hydrolase 2-like has protein sequence MGKKVKAKAKKAQQREPLADAGSGDEASQDVEEAAVSAGDWEQCGHYSRDSRHLDKVLREIVSAKHLASCEHCREEAPRKKGGGGGKEKGGKQQKKKGAAAKTQAKAEKNDDLWVCLDCGRHFCGGAVSDTKPYGHARRHAKQDRHWWAARYDKQTIAYCLSCENDVSIELPVVETVVAAPAVEKVVLGAVESNALVLANSHGNVIKGLPNLGNTCFFNAVLQSLLALDKFRSKMLGPDVPIGAIAMSLKKLFVETSASNDAGGALSPKSLFSSICSKYPQFKGYQMQDSHELLRCFLDGLGTEETEARKAAEDASSAAGVPTIVDSIFGGQLSSTVSSTECTHGSVKHDQFLDLSLPVPSRKPPAKSVSSPPAKRTKQSIRDRNKNRRYGKVPTRVSPAIAESSKEQVQTIAEGNDSQIPGSELGQVVSEKEHEPSECSESCASVPNQELKAASNVEDDISWLDYLADADETKSEILDSACSTGAGQIWNSNDAIHGSFHSGDDALPKEQALISDPSDENIVDDATCLQTVILLPYKEFDTTAEEIYKTAESSQNPIVFGPHPADYLAAENHTQPLYGGDGEQDDCFGIGDMFGEPEITSDAKKETGTTGDIDVMAWSSNSADDEVDDSNAPVSVEGCLSLYTEPELLSESWHCEHCSIAVAQPNTNELEEGEETAASANDRKDSAEMMASGDEKHVDDKVPSCSKKEDIDQIMATDGCSVNVNPDMCCNEGVCANPSLVDAENTSDGNSPDVDTTEQPDSKTYHQECRDLNSSAVEFTSSSKQPHDFAQHNDGHNVDVAAEETSAPVSCGDNDSASCSTTSDKKVESGGANAEEVVTSSLPPETQSILPSAKDNEDGFTRNIGRRKRMKVVVKAHKGQDNQNKQKEDETKVFRAAMRRILISKAPPVLTITLNRFSHDSHGRFRKLKGHVRFKETLDIRPYMDPRSKDNDITTYRLVAVVEHMGSMTGGHYVAYVRSGKIGGRQQQSRSSKSWFYASDSHVRETSLEEVLNCEAYILFYERVAE, from the exons ATGGGGAAGAAGGTGAAGGCCAAGGCGAAGAAGGCGCAGCAGCGGGAGCCGCTGGCCGATGCTGGATCCGGCGACGAGGCCTCGCAGGACGTCGAGGAAGCGGCTGTCTCGGCCGGCGATTGGGAGCAGTGCGGCCACTACAGCCGTGACAGTCGCCACTTGGACAAGGTCCTACGGGAGATCGTGTCTGCCAAGCATCTCGCGTCGTGTGAGCACTGCCGGGAGGAGGCCCCCCGGAAGAAAGGCGGCGGGGGTGGCAAGGAGAAAGGCGGTAAGCAGCAGAAGAAGAAAGGCGCTGCTGCCAAGACGCAGGCCAAGGCGGAGAAGAATGATGATTTGTGGGTCTGCTTGGACTGCGGCCGGCACTTCTGCGGCGGCGCCGTGTCAGATACCAAGCCATACGGCCATGCCAGAAGGCATGCCAAGCAGGACCGGCACTGGTGGGCTGCACGCTATGATAAACAAACCATCGCTTATTGCTTGTCATGCGAAAATGATGTGTCCATCGAGCTGCCTGTAGTGGAGACAGTTGTAGCAGCGCCAGCCGTTGAGAAGGTGGTTCTTGGTGCGGTGGAGAGCAATGCATTGGTTTTGGCTAATAGCCATGGTAATGTGATTAAAGGGCTGCCGAATCTTGGAAATACATGTTTCTTCAATGCAGTGCTGCAGAGCCTCCTAGCGCTTGATAAGTTTCGCAGCAAGATGCTAGGACCAGATGTTCCAATAGGAGCCATTGCTATGTCACTGAAGAAGTTGTTTGTGGAAACGAGTGCTTCAAATGATGCAGGAGGTGCACTGAGCCCAAAGAGCCTCTTCTCAAGTATTTGCTCGAAATACCCTCAGTTCAAAGGCTACCAGATGCAGGACAGTCATGAATTGCTCCGCTGTTTTCTTGATGGTTTAGGCACGGAGGAAACTGAAGCGCGGAAGGCAGCGGAGGATGCTTCCAGTGCTGCTGGGGTTCCTACAATTGTTGACTCCATCTTTGGGGGTCAGCTGTCTAGTACTGTCTCCAGCACAGAATGCACACACGGATCTGTTAAGCACGACCAATTCCTTGATCTCTCGCTACCAGTTCCATCAAGGAAACCTCCAGCCAAGAGTGTTTCATCACCACCAGCAAAGAGGACCAAGCAGTCTATACGAGATAGGAACAAAAATCGCAGATATGGAAAGGTTCCTACCCGAGTGTCTCCTGCAATAGCGGAGAGCAGCAAAGAACAAGTACAAACAATTGCTGAAGGCAATGATTCCCAGATTCCAGGTTCAGAGTTAGGACAGGTTGTCAGTGAGAAAGAACATGAGCCCTCTGAATGCAGTGAGTCATGTGCTTCTGTTCCCAACCAAGAGCTGAAGGCCGCTTCTAATGTGGAGGATGACATTTCCTGGTTAGATTATCTTGCTGATGCAGATGAAACGAAGTCTGAGATTCTTGATTCTGCATGTTCGACTGGAGCAGGACAGATCTGGAACAGCAACGATGCCATACATGGTTCATTTCACAGTGGAGATGATGCCTTGCCCAAAGAGCAGGCCTTGATTTCTGATCCCTCAGATGAGAACATTGTTGATGATGCAACTTGTTTACAGACTGTGATCTTGCTTCCTTACAAAGAATTTGACACCACTGCTGAAGAAATATATAAAACTGCAGAAAGCTCACAGAATCCAATAGTTTTTGGTCCTCATCCAGCTGATTATCTAGCAGCAGAAAATCACACACAGCCGTTATATGGCGGAGATGGGGAACAAGATGACTGTTTTGGTATCGGTGATATGTTTGGTGAGCCTGAAATAACTTCTGATGCTAAGAAAGAAACTGGCACAACTGGAGATATTGATGTGATGGCTTGGAGTAGCAATAGTGCTGATGATGAAGTGGATGATAGTAATGCTCCCGTATCAGTTGAGGGCTGCTTGTCATTGTATACTGAGCCAGAGCTGCTATCGGAATCTTGGCATTGTGAGCATTGTTCTATCGCTGTTGCACAGCCAAACACCAATGAATTAGAAGAGGGTGAGGAGACGGCAGCTAGTGCCAATGATAGAAAGGACAGTGCGGAGATGATGGCAAGTGGTGATGAAAAACATGTTGATGATAAGGTCCCGAGCTGCAGCAAAAAAGAGGACATTGATCAGATTATGGCAACTGATGGTTGCTCTGTCAATGTAAATCCTGACATGTGCTGTAACGAAGGGGTGTGTGCAAATCCTTCTTTGGTTGATGCTGAAAACACCTCTGATGGTAATTCTCCAGACGTTGACACTACTGAGCAGCCAGACAGTAAAACATACCACCAGGAGTGTAGGGATTTGAACAGCTCAGCAGTGGAATTTACATCTTCCAGTAAGCAACCGCATGACTTTGCGCAGCATAACGATGGTCATAATGTGGATGTAGCCGCTGAAGAAACGAGTGCACCAGTGAGTTGTGGCGACAATGACTCGGCCTCTTGcagtactactagcgacaaaaagGTTGAATCTGGTGGTGCCAATGCTGAAGAAGTTGTGACTAGTAGCCTTCCACCTGAGACGCAAAGCATCTTACCGAGCGCCAAAGATAATGAAGATGGCTTCACAAGGAATATCGGAAGGAGGAAGAGAATGAAGGTGGTTGTCAAGGCACACAAAGGACAAGATAACCAAAATAAACAGAAAGAGGATGAAACAAAGGTTTTCAGAGCTGCAATGAGAAGAATTCTTATCAGCAAGGCACCGCCTGTATTGACGATTACTTTGAACAGATTCAGCCATGACTCTCATGGTCGGTTCAGGAAACTGAAAGGGCATGTGCGCTTTAAGGAGACACTCGATATACGACCGTACATGGACCCAAG ATCCAAGGATAATGACATCACCACTTATCGGCTGGTAGCTGTTGTCGAGCACATGGGAAGCATGACAGGGGGGCATTATGTTGCATATGTAAGATCTGGCAAGATAGGGGGTCGGCAGCAGCAGAGCCGCTCCTCCAAGTCTTGGTTTTACGCGagcgattcacatgtcagagAAACCTCTCTGGAGGAGGTTCTCAACTGCGAGGCTTACATCCTTTTCTACGAGAGGGTGGCCGAGTAA